A genome region from Oenanthe melanoleuca isolate GR-GAL-2019-014 chromosome 2, OMel1.0, whole genome shotgun sequence includes the following:
- the TMEM158 gene encoding transmembrane protein 158 translates to MLPLLFPALLAACLPPCQGWSPSAAASGQEEQEQELFLPPANSSARSLASLEMDLDGAASKEEGSTDSPGTPAAPSREPFPSAPTISGQEQPGQEQQQRPQPQGQPQPSEDPHCNISVQRQMLSSLLVRWSRPLGIQCDLLLFSTNSHGRAFFSAAFHRVGPPLLIEHLGLAAGGAQQDLRLCVGCSWVRSRRVGRLRGAAPQPQPQPQPPAAAAAASSSSLSYPSAAEPGQYWLQGEPLNFCCLDFSLEELKGEPGWRMNRKPIESTLVACFMTLVIIVWSVAALIWPVPIIAGFLPNGMEQRRGTTAGTAAASAAK, encoded by the coding sequence ATGCTGCCGCTGCTCTTCCCGGCACTGCTGGCCGCCTGCCTGCcgccctgccagggctggagcccctcgGCGGCTGCCAgcgggcaggaggagcaggagcaggagctcttcTTGCCCCCTGCCAACTCCTCCGCCCGCTCCTTGGCCAGCCTCGAGATGGACCTCGACGGGGCAGCGAGCAAGGAGGAAGGCAGCACCGACAGCCCGGGCACGCCGGCTGCCCCTAGCCGAGAGCCTTTCCCTTCCGCTCCCACCATCTCCGGGCAGGAGCAgccggggcaggagcagcagcagcgtcCCCAGCCGCAGGGGCAGCCGCAGCCCTCCGAGGACCCGCACTGCAACATCAGCGTGCAGCGGCAGATGCTGAGCTCGCTGCTGGTTCGCTGGAGCCGCCCGCTGGGCATCCAGTGCGAcctcctgctcttctccacCAACAGCCACGGGCGGGCCTTCTTCTCCGCCGCCTTCCACCGCGTGGGGCCGCCGCTGCTCATCGAGCACCTGGGGCTGGCGGCCGGCGGCGCCCAGCAGGACTTGCGCCTCTGCgtgggctgcagctgggtcCGGAGCAGGCGGGTCGGGCGGCTGCGGGGCGccgctccccagccccagccccagccccagccccccgccgccgcggccgccgcctcctcctcctcgcttTCCTATCCGTCGGCGGCCGAGCCCGGCCAGTACTGGCTGCAAGGGGAGCCGCTGAATTTCTGCTGCCTGGatttcagcctggaggagctgaagggTGAGCCGGGCTGGCGGATGAACCGCAAGCCCATCGAGTCCACCTTGGTGGCGTGTTTCATGACTCTGGTCATCATCGTGTGGAGCGTGGCCGCCCTCATCTGGCCCGTGCCCATCATCGCCGGATTCCTGCCCAACGGCATGGAGCAGCGCCGCGGCACCACCGCCGGCACGGCCGCGGCCAGCGCCGCCAAGTAG